One part of the Triplophysa dalaica isolate WHDGS20190420 chromosome 25, ASM1584641v1, whole genome shotgun sequence genome encodes these proteins:
- the usf2 gene encoding upstream stimulatory factor 2 isoform X1, translating to MDMLEQSLDTSTSHEKQETEEVVQLQEAVGVEEQAAVTIASVQQAAAFADHNVQYQFRTENSGGQVTYRVVQVTEDHLDATGDGGAAVSVVSTAAFANAQQAVAQAVIQNPFSNGGSPGGDTVGGETRFAYFPAATVSDGTAVSVQATSDPNLTQGGQFYVMMSPPDVLQTGTQRTIAPRTQTYASDLGEHETLQHSRSDWKIDGPRAPRDERRRAQHNEVERRRRDKINNWIVTLSKIIPDCNMDNTKTGASKGGILSKACDYIRELRQTNQRLQENYKEVERIQVDNELLRQQIEDLKNDNALLRAQLQQHGLEISETTSQ from the exons ATGGATATGCTCGAACAGAGCTTGGACACCTCGACGAG tcacGAGAAACAGGAAACTGAGGAGGTTGTTCAACTGCAGGAAG CAGTGGGGGTGGAGGAGCAGGCGGCGGTTACCATAGCTAGTGTCCAGCAGGCAGCTGCATTTGCAGACCACAATGTTCAATATCAGTTCCGCACAGAGAACAGCGGTGGACAG GTGACGTATCGCGTGGTCCAGGTCACAGAAGACCATTTGGATGCAACAGGAGACGGAGGGGCTGCGGTCAGCGTGGTGTCCACGGCTGCTTTCGCGAATGCACAGCAGGCAGTAGCACAg GCTGTTATCCAAAACCCTTTCAGTAATGGGGGCAGTCCAGGGGGGGATACGGTGGGTGGAGAAACACGCTTCGCCTATTTTCCAGCAGCGACTGTCAGTGATGGTACGGCTGTGTCAGTGCAGGCCACGTCCGATCCAAACCTCACACAAGGAG gTCAGTTTTACGTGATGATGAGTCCACCAGATGTTTTACAAACTGGCACACAACGCACCATCGCACCACGTACACAGACTTACGCCTC AGACCTCGGTGAACATGAGACTCTTCAACACAGCAGATCAGACTG GAAAATTGATGGGCCCCGGGCACCTCGTGATGAGAGAAGGAGAGCACAGCATAATGAAG TggagagaagaagaagagacaAAATTAACAACTGGATTGTCACGCTATCTAAAATCATCCCAGACTGCAATATGGATAATACCAAAACAGGAGCG AGTAAAGGAGGCATCCTGTCTAAAGCCTGTGACTACATTAGAGAACTCCGCCAGACTAACCAGAGGTTACAGGAGAACTATAAAGAAGTGGAGAGAATACAGGTGGATAATGAGCTACTTAGACAACAG atTGAAGACCTAAAAAATGACAACGCACTGCTCAGAGCTCAACTACAACAGCATGGCCTGGAAATCAGCGAAACTACATCAcagtga
- the usf2 gene encoding upstream stimulatory factor 2 isoform X2 has product MDMLEQSLDTSTSHEKQETEEVVQLQEVGVEEQAAVTIASVQQAAAFADHNVQYQFRTENSGGQVTYRVVQVTEDHLDATGDGGAAVSVVSTAAFANAQQAVAQAVIQNPFSNGGSPGGDTVGGETRFAYFPAATVSDGTAVSVQATSDPNLTQGGQFYVMMSPPDVLQTGTQRTIAPRTQTYASDLGEHETLQHSRSDWKIDGPRAPRDERRRAQHNEVERRRRDKINNWIVTLSKIIPDCNMDNTKTGASKGGILSKACDYIRELRQTNQRLQENYKEVERIQVDNELLRQQIEDLKNDNALLRAQLQQHGLEISETTSQ; this is encoded by the exons ATGGATATGCTCGAACAGAGCTTGGACACCTCGACGAG tcacGAGAAACAGGAAACTGAGGAGGTTGTTCAACTGCAGGAAG TGGGGGTGGAGGAGCAGGCGGCGGTTACCATAGCTAGTGTCCAGCAGGCAGCTGCATTTGCAGACCACAATGTTCAATATCAGTTCCGCACAGAGAACAGCGGTGGACAG GTGACGTATCGCGTGGTCCAGGTCACAGAAGACCATTTGGATGCAACAGGAGACGGAGGGGCTGCGGTCAGCGTGGTGTCCACGGCTGCTTTCGCGAATGCACAGCAGGCAGTAGCACAg GCTGTTATCCAAAACCCTTTCAGTAATGGGGGCAGTCCAGGGGGGGATACGGTGGGTGGAGAAACACGCTTCGCCTATTTTCCAGCAGCGACTGTCAGTGATGGTACGGCTGTGTCAGTGCAGGCCACGTCCGATCCAAACCTCACACAAGGAG gTCAGTTTTACGTGATGATGAGTCCACCAGATGTTTTACAAACTGGCACACAACGCACCATCGCACCACGTACACAGACTTACGCCTC AGACCTCGGTGAACATGAGACTCTTCAACACAGCAGATCAGACTG GAAAATTGATGGGCCCCGGGCACCTCGTGATGAGAGAAGGAGAGCACAGCATAATGAAG TggagagaagaagaagagacaAAATTAACAACTGGATTGTCACGCTATCTAAAATCATCCCAGACTGCAATATGGATAATACCAAAACAGGAGCG AGTAAAGGAGGCATCCTGTCTAAAGCCTGTGACTACATTAGAGAACTCCGCCAGACTAACCAGAGGTTACAGGAGAACTATAAAGAAGTGGAGAGAATACAGGTGGATAATGAGCTACTTAGACAACAG atTGAAGACCTAAAAAATGACAACGCACTGCTCAGAGCTCAACTACAACAGCATGGCCTGGAAATCAGCGAAACTACATCAcagtga
- the usf2 gene encoding upstream stimulatory factor 2 isoform X3 has translation MDMLEQSLDTSTSHEKQETEEVVQLQEAVGVEEQAAVTIASVQQAAAFADHNVQYQFRTENSGGQVTYRVVQVTEDHLDATGDGGAAVSVVSTAAFANAQQAVAQAVIQNPFSNGGSPGGDTVGGETRFAYFPAATVSDGTAVSVQATSDPNLTQGGQFYVMMSPPDVLQTGTQRTIAPRTQTYASKIDGPRAPRDERRRAQHNEVERRRRDKINNWIVTLSKIIPDCNMDNTKTGASKGGILSKACDYIRELRQTNQRLQENYKEVERIQVDNELLRQQIEDLKNDNALLRAQLQQHGLEISETTSQ, from the exons ATGGATATGCTCGAACAGAGCTTGGACACCTCGACGAG tcacGAGAAACAGGAAACTGAGGAGGTTGTTCAACTGCAGGAAG CAGTGGGGGTGGAGGAGCAGGCGGCGGTTACCATAGCTAGTGTCCAGCAGGCAGCTGCATTTGCAGACCACAATGTTCAATATCAGTTCCGCACAGAGAACAGCGGTGGACAG GTGACGTATCGCGTGGTCCAGGTCACAGAAGACCATTTGGATGCAACAGGAGACGGAGGGGCTGCGGTCAGCGTGGTGTCCACGGCTGCTTTCGCGAATGCACAGCAGGCAGTAGCACAg GCTGTTATCCAAAACCCTTTCAGTAATGGGGGCAGTCCAGGGGGGGATACGGTGGGTGGAGAAACACGCTTCGCCTATTTTCCAGCAGCGACTGTCAGTGATGGTACGGCTGTGTCAGTGCAGGCCACGTCCGATCCAAACCTCACACAAGGAG gTCAGTTTTACGTGATGATGAGTCCACCAGATGTTTTACAAACTGGCACACAACGCACCATCGCACCACGTACACAGACTTACGCCTC GAAAATTGATGGGCCCCGGGCACCTCGTGATGAGAGAAGGAGAGCACAGCATAATGAAG TggagagaagaagaagagacaAAATTAACAACTGGATTGTCACGCTATCTAAAATCATCCCAGACTGCAATATGGATAATACCAAAACAGGAGCG AGTAAAGGAGGCATCCTGTCTAAAGCCTGTGACTACATTAGAGAACTCCGCCAGACTAACCAGAGGTTACAGGAGAACTATAAAGAAGTGGAGAGAATACAGGTGGATAATGAGCTACTTAGACAACAG atTGAAGACCTAAAAAATGACAACGCACTGCTCAGAGCTCAACTACAACAGCATGGCCTGGAAATCAGCGAAACTACATCAcagtga
- the lim2.4 gene encoding lens intrinsic membrane protein 2.4 isoform X3 codes for MYSFMGGGLFCAILGNILIVVSTATDYWMQYRLSGSYAHQGLWRYCMANKCYMQTASIAYWNATRAFMILSGIACFAGVMAGILSFTHFSAFERFSRSFAASILFFISTIFALLAMAIYTGVTLSFLGKRFGDWRFSWSYILGWVAMLMTFFAGILYMCAHRTYESRRVVGSR; via the exons ATGTACAGCTTCATGGGCGGCGGCCTGTTCTGTGCCATTTTGGGGAACATCCTAATTGTGGTCTCCACGGCGACCGACTATTGGATGCAGTATCGTCTCTCAGGCAGCTATGCCCACCAGGGCCTGTGGAGGTACTGCATGGCCAACAAGTGCTACATGCAGACTGCAAGTATTG CATACTGGAATGCCACCCGGGCATTCATGATCCTGTCGGGAATAGCATGCTTTGCTGGCGTCATGGCAGGCATTCTGTCATTTACCCATTTTTCTGCCTTTGAGAGGTTCAGTCGCTCCTTTGCTGCAAGCATCCTGTTTTTCATCTCCA cTATATTTGCACTGCTTGCTATGGCAATCTACACTGGTGTAACCCTAAGCTTCCTGGGCAAGCGCTTTGGAGACTGGCGCTTTTCCTGGTCCTACATACTAGGCTGGGTGGCCATGCTTATGACGTTCTTTGCAG GGATATTATACATGTGTGCCCACAGAACGTATGAATCAAGGAGAGTGGTTGGAAGTCGCTGA
- the lim2.4 gene encoding lens intrinsic membrane protein 2.4 isoform X1, translating into MYSFMGGGLFCAILGNILIVVSTATDYWMQYRLSGSYAHQGLWRYCMANKCYMQTASIGASKLSPQSHKMTTQITGAVLWFIQAYWNATRAFMILSGIACFAGVMAGILSFTHFSAFERFSRSFAASILFFISTIFALLAMAIYTGVTLSFLGKRFGDWRFSWSYILGWVAMLMTFFAGILYMCAHRTYESRRVVGSR; encoded by the exons ATGTACAGCTTCATGGGCGGCGGCCTGTTCTGTGCCATTTTGGGGAACATCCTAATTGTGGTCTCCACGGCGACCGACTATTGGATGCAGTATCGTCTCTCAGGCAGCTATGCCCACCAGGGCCTGTGGAGGTACTGCATGGCCAACAAGTGCTACATGCAGACTGCAAGTATTG GTGCTTCAAAGTTGTCCCCCCAGTCTCATAAGATGACAACTCAGATTACAGGAGCTGTGCTTTGGTTCATTCAAG CATACTGGAATGCCACCCGGGCATTCATGATCCTGTCGGGAATAGCATGCTTTGCTGGCGTCATGGCAGGCATTCTGTCATTTACCCATTTTTCTGCCTTTGAGAGGTTCAGTCGCTCCTTTGCTGCAAGCATCCTGTTTTTCATCTCCA cTATATTTGCACTGCTTGCTATGGCAATCTACACTGGTGTAACCCTAAGCTTCCTGGGCAAGCGCTTTGGAGACTGGCGCTTTTCCTGGTCCTACATACTAGGCTGGGTGGCCATGCTTATGACGTTCTTTGCAG GGATATTATACATGTGTGCCCACAGAACGTATGAATCAAGGAGAGTGGTTGGAAGTCGCTGA
- the lim2.4 gene encoding lens intrinsic membrane protein 2.4 isoform X2, which produces MYSFMGGGLFCAILGNILIVVSTATDYWMQYRLSGSYAHQGLWRYCMANKCYMQTASIAAYWNATRAFMILSGIACFAGVMAGILSFTHFSAFERFSRSFAASILFFISTIFALLAMAIYTGVTLSFLGKRFGDWRFSWSYILGWVAMLMTFFAGILYMCAHRTYESRRVVGSR; this is translated from the exons ATGTACAGCTTCATGGGCGGCGGCCTGTTCTGTGCCATTTTGGGGAACATCCTAATTGTGGTCTCCACGGCGACCGACTATTGGATGCAGTATCGTCTCTCAGGCAGCTATGCCCACCAGGGCCTGTGGAGGTACTGCATGGCCAACAAGTGCTACATGCAGACTGCAAGTATTG CAGCATACTGGAATGCCACCCGGGCATTCATGATCCTGTCGGGAATAGCATGCTTTGCTGGCGTCATGGCAGGCATTCTGTCATTTACCCATTTTTCTGCCTTTGAGAGGTTCAGTCGCTCCTTTGCTGCAAGCATCCTGTTTTTCATCTCCA cTATATTTGCACTGCTTGCTATGGCAATCTACACTGGTGTAACCCTAAGCTTCCTGGGCAAGCGCTTTGGAGACTGGCGCTTTTCCTGGTCCTACATACTAGGCTGGGTGGCCATGCTTATGACGTTCTTTGCAG GGATATTATACATGTGTGCCCACAGAACGTATGAATCAAGGAGAGTGGTTGGAAGTCGCTGA
- the LOC130416138 gene encoding C3a anaphylatoxin chemotactic receptor-like yields MDTVVYIIIVLLGTTGNSVVIWVAGFRMKPNVTNVWLVNLAIADLIFCITQVTSLVKVLVEYWPFGDFLCKLTGLFKYTNMFCSVFLLAVISVDRVLCVWRPVFTRKRRTLCAARVISSGVWFVATIFSSPYFVYREVYTDQNNLSQCSFKKTEEADEGSSGKYVYFYIRFICGFLVPFLVIFTCYTLAAVGIRRTRLCGKSRPLRILALLVLAFFLCWAPYHILGLIKLKNESHPAVKLGWRMASNLAYFNSCVNPVLYFCMGLDLSQCCNQSLLAVFHRALTEEGRTLSQDSTLQDERLNCVLMAAGRVHHIPVSMTIL; encoded by the exons ATGGACACCGTTGTCTACATCATCATTGTTCTCCTTGGCACCACTGGGAACTCTGTGGTCATCTGGGTGGCCGGCTTCCGTATGAAACCCAATGTCACCAACGTATGGCTGGTCAACCTGGCCATAGCTGACCTGATCTTCTGCATTACACAAGTGACTTCACTTGTCAAAGTTTTGGTTGAATACTGGCCTTTTGGAGACTTTCTCTGCAAGTTAACTGGCTTATTCAAATATACCAACATGTTCTGCAGTGTTTTCCTGCTAGCTGTTATTAGTGTGGATCGAGTGCTCTGCGTGTGGCGTCCGGTGTTCACGAGGAAGAGACGGACGTTGTGTGCTGCTCGTGTGATCAGTTCGGGGGTTTGGTTTGTGGCGACAATCTTCAGTTCGCCATACTTTGTGTATCGGGAGGTCTACACTGACCAAAACAACTTGAGCCAATGCTCATTTAAG aaaacagaagaagcaGATGAAGGAAGTTCAGGAAAGTATGTTTACTTCTACATTCGCTTCATTTGTGGATTTCTGGTACCTTTCCTGGTGATCTTTACCTGTTACACACTAGCAGCTGTTGGAATACGCAGGACGCGACTCTGTGGCAAATCAAGACCTCTTCGCATTCTTGCTTTACTGGTTTTGGCCTTTTTCTTATGCTGGGCCCCATACCACATCCTTGGTCTTATAAAGCTGAAGAATGAAAGCCACCCAGCTGTAAAGCTGGGATGGCGTATGGCTTCAAACTTAGCCTATTTCAACAGCTGTGTGAACCCAGTGCTGTACTTCTGTATGGGTCTGGATCTAAGTCAATGCTGCAATCAAAGTCTGTTAGCCGTTTTTCATAGGGCTCTTACAGAAGAAGGCCGAACTCTGTCCCAGGACAGCACCCTGCAGGATGAACGCTTGAATTGTGTTTTAATGGCTGCTGGTAGAGTTCATCACATACCTGTGTCCATGACTATACTTTAA